From one Nocardioides sp. Kera G14 genomic stretch:
- a CDS encoding DUF3040 domain-containing protein produces the protein MPLSEEELRLLEQMERALLQEDPKFASTLRGTNLRRAAQRRAILAGVVFVVGIGLLMTGVITQLPIVSVLGFVVMLGAATFGLAALRAKLPLAHDTAPHASHGFTVFDGGRTSRVKRQKRSGTFMQRMELRWEKRRRDF, from the coding sequence GTGCCACTCTCGGAAGAGGAGCTGCGACTGCTCGAGCAGATGGAGCGCGCCCTCCTTCAGGAGGACCCGAAGTTCGCCTCCACGCTCCGTGGGACCAACCTCCGTCGTGCCGCGCAGCGTCGCGCCATCCTCGCCGGCGTCGTCTTCGTGGTCGGTATCGGCCTGCTGATGACCGGCGTGATTACCCAGCTCCCGATCGTCAGTGTGCTCGGCTTCGTCGTCATGCTCGGCGCCGCCACGTTCGGCCTGGCCGCCCTCCGCGCCAAGCTGCCCCTCGCGCATGACACTGCCCCCCACGCCAGTCACGGCTTCACCGTCTTCGACGGCGGCAGGACCAGCCGGGTCAAGCGCCAGAAGCGCTCCGGCACCTTCATGCAGCGGATGGAGCTCCGCTGGGAGAAACGCCGCCGCGACTTCTGA
- the rsmH gene encoding 16S rRNA (cytosine(1402)-N(4))-methyltransferase RsmH produces MGENDRVRTRGGDDPRHVPVLLDRCVELLRPALEHDGAVMVDCTLGLGGHAEAVLDRIPTATVIGIDRDVHALTMAGERLAPFGDRFVGVHATYDEIPDVLSGQGRSARAGADAFLFDLGVSSMQLDVRERGFMYAEDAPLDMRMDDTTGKTAADILNTYDARELTRVLREYGEEKFASKIARAIVARRASVPWTTSGPLVELLYVEIPAPARRTGGHPAKRTFQALRMEVNDELGVLRRAIPASLEAIRVGGRVVVESYHSLEDRLVKQFFTKATRLDVPPDMPFIPEGMEPEFRLVTRGAEQADDTENSHNPRAASVRLRAIERVRPASSSSPSPSSPSRGA; encoded by the coding sequence ATGGGCGAGAACGACCGCGTGCGCACGCGTGGGGGCGACGACCCCCGCCACGTGCCCGTCCTCCTCGACCGCTGCGTCGAGCTGCTCCGCCCGGCCCTCGAGCACGACGGCGCGGTGATGGTCGACTGCACCCTCGGTCTCGGCGGGCACGCCGAGGCGGTGTTGGACCGGATCCCCACGGCCACGGTTATCGGCATCGACCGCGACGTGCACGCCCTCACGATGGCGGGGGAGCGGCTCGCCCCATTCGGTGACCGCTTCGTCGGCGTCCACGCCACCTACGACGAGATCCCCGACGTGCTGAGCGGCCAGGGCCGGAGTGCGCGCGCGGGAGCCGATGCCTTCCTCTTCGACCTCGGCGTCTCCTCGATGCAGCTCGACGTCCGCGAGCGCGGCTTCATGTACGCCGAGGACGCCCCACTCGACATGCGGATGGACGACACCACCGGCAAGACCGCCGCAGACATCCTCAACACGTACGACGCCCGCGAGCTCACCCGCGTCCTGCGGGAGTACGGCGAGGAGAAGTTCGCCTCCAAGATCGCCCGTGCCATCGTCGCCCGGCGGGCCTCTGTCCCGTGGACCACGAGCGGTCCCCTGGTGGAGCTGCTCTACGTCGAGATCCCGGCGCCCGCCCGGCGGACCGGCGGACACCCGGCCAAGCGGACCTTCCAGGCGCTGCGCATGGAGGTCAATGACGAGCTCGGCGTGCTGCGTCGCGCCATCCCCGCCTCGCTCGAGGCGATCAGGGTCGGTGGGCGCGTGGTGGTCGAGTCCTACCACTCACTCGAGGACCGACTGGTGAAGCAGTTCTTCACCAAGGCGACGCGACTCGACGTACCTCCCGACATGCCCTTCATCCCCGAAGGGATGGAGCCGGAGTTCCGGCTCGTCACCCGCGGCGCCGAGCAGGCCGACGACACCGAGAACTCCCACAACCCGCGCGCCGCCTCCGTCCGACTGCGCGCCATCGAACGCGTCCGCCCCGCGTCCTCATCCTCTCCGAGCCCTTCTTCCCCGTCCCGAGGTGCCTGA
- a CDS encoding peptidoglycan D,D-transpeptidase FtsI family protein: protein MATRGTLKGRGAPHVRLRVGFVLIAIVLSFFAARLIQLQGFDPHAYAAAARQADLQEVVLPAERGDILDRNGEPLADSVDGLMVVADPKMTRAQAPQLAKFLANKLDIDYFTALKALRGKNADSRFEYVARRIPATQATEAVQQATDLGFKGLTTRRDPIRDYPGGDLAANIIGFVGTDESLGGMERSFEKTLAGKDGKETYEVAGGSRVPLGESSTVAPVNGQTITTTIDRDAQWYTDKVLAQAASASGAASAVAVAMDTRTGEILALSDYPTFDANNPQGTAKADLGARSLSDVYEPGSVEKVLTLSALIDAGKVTNRTKLTVPNELHRQDRVIHDWFDHPTMHWTLAGVIAQSSNIGTVLASDSFEKGQLRNYLVKFGLGQRTGLGLSGESPGILPSGAGWTDQVEDRVDFGQSVSVNAVQMAAAVNTIANGGVRVSPSLVKGSATNDAGQTVGTDHATTERVVSQEAATQMMQMMERVPDPATGTAPGAQVAGYRVAGKTGTAQEVGKNGTYDGTLDVSFAGFAPADNPRFTVYVVVKDPKSNKGGGTNAGPVFGRIMSFLLRRYGVAPTGTKASHLPVQWGKGALKY from the coding sequence GTGGCGACGAGGGGGACCCTGAAGGGACGCGGGGCACCGCACGTACGGCTCCGGGTCGGGTTCGTCCTGATCGCCATCGTGCTGTCGTTCTTCGCCGCGCGCCTGATCCAGCTGCAGGGCTTCGACCCGCACGCCTACGCCGCCGCCGCCCGTCAGGCGGACCTCCAGGAGGTCGTGCTGCCGGCTGAACGTGGCGACATCCTCGACCGCAACGGGGAGCCGCTCGCCGACTCCGTCGACGGCCTGATGGTGGTCGCGGACCCCAAGATGACCCGAGCGCAGGCACCGCAGCTCGCGAAGTTCCTCGCCAACAAGCTCGACATCGACTACTTCACGGCGCTCAAGGCGCTGCGCGGCAAGAACGCCGACTCCCGCTTCGAGTACGTCGCCCGCCGGATCCCGGCCACCCAGGCGACCGAGGCCGTCCAGCAGGCGACGGACCTCGGCTTCAAGGGCCTCACGACGCGGCGCGACCCGATCCGCGACTACCCGGGCGGTGACCTGGCGGCCAACATCATCGGCTTCGTCGGCACTGACGAGTCGCTCGGCGGCATGGAGCGCTCCTTCGAGAAGACGCTCGCCGGCAAGGACGGCAAGGAGACCTACGAGGTGGCCGGCGGCAGCCGCGTCCCGCTCGGCGAGAGCTCCACGGTCGCGCCGGTCAACGGCCAGACGATCACGACCACGATCGACCGCGATGCCCAGTGGTACACCGACAAGGTGCTCGCCCAGGCGGCCTCCGCCTCAGGTGCGGCCTCGGCCGTGGCGGTCGCGATGGACACCCGCACCGGCGAGATCCTCGCGCTCTCGGACTACCCGACCTTCGACGCCAACAACCCGCAGGGCACAGCCAAGGCCGACCTCGGCGCCCGCTCGCTCTCCGACGTCTACGAGCCCGGCTCGGTGGAGAAGGTGCTCACCCTCTCGGCCCTCATCGACGCCGGCAAGGTCACCAACCGGACCAAGCTGACGGTTCCGAACGAGCTGCACCGCCAGGACCGCGTCATCCACGACTGGTTCGACCACCCGACGATGCACTGGACGCTCGCCGGCGTGATCGCGCAGTCGTCCAACATCGGCACCGTCCTGGCCTCCGACAGCTTCGAGAAGGGCCAGCTGCGCAACTACCTCGTGAAGTTCGGCCTCGGCCAACGCACCGGCCTCGGCCTCTCGGGTGAGTCGCCGGGCATCCTGCCGAGTGGCGCCGGGTGGACCGATCAGGTCGAGGACCGCGTCGACTTCGGCCAGTCGGTCTCCGTCAACGCCGTGCAGATGGCCGCGGCCGTCAACACGATCGCCAACGGCGGCGTACGGGTGTCGCCGTCGCTGGTCAAGGGCAGTGCGACCAACGACGCCGGCCAGACGGTCGGCACCGACCACGCCACGACGGAGCGGGTCGTCAGCCAGGAGGCCGCGACCCAGATGATGCAGATGATGGAGCGCGTCCCGGACCCCGCCACCGGCACCGCGCCGGGCGCCCAGGTCGCCGGCTATCGCGTCGCCGGCAAGACCGGCACCGCGCAGGAGGTCGGCAAGAACGGGACGTACGACGGCACCCTCGACGTCTCCTTCGCCGGTTTCGCCCCGGCCGACAACCCCCGGTTCACCGTGTACGTCGTCGTCAAGGACCCGAAGAGCAACAAGGGTGGAGGCACCAACGCCGGCCCGGTCTTCGGCCGGATCATGAGCTTCCTGCTCCGCCGCTACGGTGTCGCACCGACCGGGACCAAGGCCTCGCACCTGCCCGTCCAATGGGGCAAGGGCGCGCTCAAGTACTAG
- a CDS encoding transglutaminaseTgpA domain-containing protein: MRDLVRVAVATVLACVTAWTAALSWQILTIDDGTWIGPSVFILVLVAAVGIGMRAARAGALLTLLVQLLLGLALICWELTRSPLPLGGRAVYLADMVRHAIDLSTRLRPPVPVEGGVQPIMLGGVLLAILVIDFVAVGLRRPALAGAGLLGIWSVIFWNGPVHLSAWAVALPTAGFCVMLLQQNHMALSRWGRGFGRPFLTTGATLGAVAVLAAVVVPKAVPTTDLHLLKIGHGSGTGSGLTVDNPMTSMRKELIQGPDDDLLTVTTKDPHPEYLRVAVLTNFRNDQWTPGERSVPATNVAGEDLPLTGVGSSVGRTTYTYDVTATRDFDSRWLPTQSPITALQVDGNWRYDVSTMDFLAGDKGLTTSGRSWSMSGVQLDLTSDLMSSVLTNSWAGVKFQELPDDFPSSVENLATQVTAGAQTPFAKAVTLQNWFRSTGGFVYDTSTDLGDGTDDLSDFLFRSKAGFCQQFSAAMAAMARSLGIPARVAVGFLRPEQTGDDTWVYSAHDLHAWPELYFQGAGWVRFEPTPSVRAPEVPSYTEKVSEQVPAPSVPASPTAEPTKTPAAPPAEKPIDETPTATTPADSHRTLFVSLGLGLLVILLLVLPASLRRLRRRRRLARSTPEDLWAELRDTAVDLGAVWPEEASVRRQAAAVRVSGDAGQALGRLVTVLEESRYAPQAGRASGSAELEAVRSALWENAGPRAKRRARALPPSLFR, translated from the coding sequence GTGCGTGATCTCGTTCGAGTGGCCGTGGCGACCGTCCTCGCCTGTGTCACTGCCTGGACCGCAGCCCTGTCGTGGCAGATCCTCACCATCGACGACGGCACCTGGATCGGCCCCTCCGTCTTCATCCTCGTGCTCGTCGCCGCCGTCGGCATCGGCATGCGGGCGGCCCGCGCCGGAGCGCTCCTGACCCTGCTCGTCCAGCTGCTGCTCGGACTGGCACTGATCTGCTGGGAGCTCACCCGGAGTCCCCTGCCGCTGGGCGGTCGCGCCGTCTATCTCGCCGACATGGTCCGGCACGCCATCGACCTCTCGACGCGTCTGCGTCCACCGGTGCCGGTCGAGGGCGGTGTGCAGCCGATCATGCTCGGCGGGGTGCTGCTCGCGATCCTCGTGATCGACTTCGTCGCCGTCGGGCTGCGGCGCCCCGCTCTGGCCGGGGCCGGACTGCTGGGCATCTGGTCGGTGATCTTCTGGAACGGTCCCGTCCACCTGTCGGCGTGGGCGGTGGCGCTTCCCACGGCGGGCTTCTGCGTGATGCTGCTCCAGCAGAACCACATGGCACTCAGCCGGTGGGGTCGCGGGTTCGGCCGGCCGTTCCTGACCACCGGCGCGACACTCGGCGCTGTCGCGGTGCTGGCGGCCGTCGTCGTACCGAAGGCGGTCCCGACGACGGATCTCCACCTGCTCAAGATCGGCCACGGCAGCGGAACGGGCTCCGGCCTGACGGTCGACAACCCGATGACGAGCATGCGCAAGGAGCTCATCCAGGGGCCGGACGACGACCTGCTGACCGTCACGACGAAGGACCCGCATCCCGAGTATCTTCGCGTCGCCGTCCTCACCAACTTCCGCAACGACCAGTGGACCCCCGGCGAGCGGAGCGTCCCCGCCACGAATGTGGCCGGTGAGGACCTGCCCCTCACGGGCGTCGGCAGCTCGGTCGGTCGGACGACGTACACCTATGACGTCACGGCGACGCGTGACTTCGACTCACGCTGGCTCCCCACCCAGTCGCCGATCACCGCCCTCCAGGTCGACGGCAACTGGCGCTACGACGTCAGCACCATGGACTTCCTGGCCGGAGACAAGGGTCTCACCACCAGCGGTAGGTCCTGGTCGATGAGCGGCGTCCAGTTGGACCTCACCTCCGACCTGATGTCGTCGGTGCTCACGAACAGCTGGGCCGGCGTGAAGTTCCAGGAGCTGCCCGACGACTTCCCCTCGAGCGTCGAGAACCTCGCGACCCAGGTCACCGCCGGCGCACAGACGCCGTTCGCCAAGGCCGTCACGCTGCAGAACTGGTTCCGCTCCACCGGCGGCTTCGTCTACGACACCTCCACCGACCTCGGCGACGGCACCGACGACCTCTCCGACTTCCTCTTCCGCTCCAAGGCCGGCTTCTGCCAGCAGTTCTCGGCGGCCATGGCGGCGATGGCGCGCTCGCTCGGCATCCCCGCGCGCGTCGCCGTCGGATTCCTGCGGCCGGAGCAGACCGGCGACGACACCTGGGTCTACTCCGCCCACGACCTGCACGCGTGGCCGGAGCTCTACTTCCAAGGGGCCGGCTGGGTGCGTTTCGAGCCGACGCCGTCCGTGCGCGCACCCGAGGTGCCGAGCTACACCGAGAAGGTCTCCGAGCAGGTCCCGGCGCCGTCCGTCCCCGCCTCCCCCACCGCTGAGCCCACGAAGACGCCCGCCGCCCCGCCGGCCGAGAAGCCGATCGACGAGACGCCGACCGCGACCACTCCGGCTGACTCGCATCGAACCCTGTTCGTGTCACTCGGGCTCGGGCTGCTCGTCATCCTGCTCCTCGTCCTTCCCGCCTCGCTCCGGCGGCTCCGCCGACGCCGCAGGCTCGCCCGCTCGACACCCGAGGACCTCTGGGCGGAGCTGCGTGACACGGCCGTCGACCTCGGTGCGGTCTGGCCCGAGGAGGCATCCGTACGCAGACAGGCCGCCGCCGTGCGCGTGTCCGGCGACGCGGGTCAGGCACTCGGGCGGCTCGTCACCGTGCTGGAGGAGTCGCGTTACGCCCCGCAGGCCGGCAGGGCGTCGGGCAGTGCCGAGCTCGAGGCCGTCCGGTCAGCACTGTGGGAGAACGCCGGCCCGCGCGCCAAGCGCAGGGCGCGCGCACTGCCGCCGTCGCTGTTCCGATAG
- a CDS encoding DUF4126 domain-containing protein yields METLALTFSTGWASGINAYLVVLVLGIADRVGDLDRIPDVLGSWPVLAAAGGMYALEFVTDKIPYVDSTWDAISTVIRPTVGAVIGVLLAGEADSLNEAVGGVTGGLTAFLAHLAKSGGRLAINASPEPFSNIGASLTEDLSVLGVGLLALQHPQIAASIAAVLLILGLLLAYVLGSMVRRGWRRWKRRPV; encoded by the coding sequence ATGGAAACCCTCGCGCTGACCTTCTCGACCGGCTGGGCCAGCGGCATCAACGCCTACCTCGTCGTGCTCGTGCTCGGCATCGCCGACCGCGTCGGAGACCTGGACCGGATCCCGGACGTGCTCGGCTCCTGGCCGGTGCTGGCGGCTGCCGGCGGGATGTACGCGCTGGAGTTCGTGACCGACAAGATCCCGTACGTCGACTCGACCTGGGACGCCATCTCGACCGTCATCCGCCCGACCGTGGGTGCGGTCATCGGCGTGCTGCTCGCCGGTGAGGCCGACTCGCTCAACGAGGCTGTCGGGGGTGTGACCGGCGGGCTGACCGCCTTCCTCGCCCATCTGGCGAAGTCCGGCGGGCGGCTGGCGATCAACGCCTCACCCGAGCCGTTCAGCAACATCGGCGCCAGTCTCACCGAGGACCTGTCGGTGCTGGGTGTCGGGCTGCTCGCACTGCAGCATCCGCAGATCGCGGCGTCGATCGCCGCCGTGCTGCTGATCCTCGGCCTGCTGTTGGCCTACGTCCTGGGCAGCATGGTCCGGCGCGGATGGCGTCGCTGGAAGAGGAGGCCTGTCTGA
- a CDS encoding DUF58 domain-containing protein: MLSSLTVRGRALLAGGVVSVVASPLAGQPLLLAGGLLVLVLVALSLAVSGRRADDTTVSRVLSSGVVQAGSPVVVRAQLGADTAAALQWEEQLPWSLGPRPRVVTTGREWHHFDYRVAPPTRGRFPLGPMEVRRGDPFGLVERRWSAGGETPLLVTPATVTLPVLGLGGAMSASGEQRPRAFASGSAEDVTVRDYRRGDDLRRVHWRSTARVGELMVRREEQPWQARATVFLDNRAGAHRGPGPASSFEAAVSAAASICAHLVGLGFTVRLVSAAQVVVPAATVSSPLLEALAEIETTPARVVDPRVFAEQTALTVGVVGGTGPEGLEPLRRARVQSGMALAVVVSSGQWGPEPPSHTAEAAALIRHAGWRTVEFGRADALAEVWAMLGVAGRA, translated from the coding sequence ATGTTGTCCTCGCTGACCGTGCGTGGCCGGGCACTCCTGGCCGGAGGCGTCGTCAGCGTGGTCGCGTCACCGCTCGCAGGCCAGCCGTTACTGCTCGCCGGCGGGCTGCTCGTCCTCGTGCTGGTGGCCCTGAGCCTTGCGGTGTCGGGGCGCCGGGCGGACGACACGACGGTCAGCCGGGTGCTCTCCAGCGGCGTGGTGCAGGCCGGGTCGCCCGTCGTCGTACGGGCGCAGCTGGGCGCCGACACGGCGGCAGCACTGCAGTGGGAGGAGCAGCTGCCCTGGTCGCTCGGGCCCCGCCCGCGGGTGGTGACGACCGGTCGCGAGTGGCACCACTTCGACTACCGGGTGGCGCCACCGACGCGGGGACGCTTTCCGCTCGGGCCGATGGAGGTGCGTCGTGGAGACCCGTTCGGCCTGGTGGAGCGCCGGTGGAGTGCCGGTGGGGAGACACCCCTCCTGGTGACCCCGGCGACCGTCACCCTGCCGGTGCTCGGGCTGGGTGGAGCGATGTCGGCGTCCGGCGAGCAGAGACCACGAGCCTTCGCGTCCGGGTCCGCCGAGGACGTCACGGTGCGCGACTACCGACGGGGCGACGACCTGCGCCGGGTGCACTGGCGTTCGACCGCCCGCGTGGGCGAGCTGATGGTCCGCCGCGAGGAGCAGCCGTGGCAGGCACGCGCGACGGTCTTCCTCGACAACCGTGCCGGCGCCCATCGCGGACCCGGCCCGGCCTCCTCCTTCGAGGCCGCCGTCAGCGCTGCAGCCTCGATCTGTGCCCACCTTGTGGGCCTCGGCTTCACCGTCCGGCTGGTCTCGGCCGCGCAGGTGGTGGTGCCGGCGGCCACGGTCAGCAGTCCCCTGCTGGAGGCGCTCGCCGAGATCGAGACCACGCCCGCCCGGGTCGTCGACCCCAGGGTCTTCGCCGAGCAGACGGCGCTCACGGTCGGCGTCGTGGGCGGGACCGGCCCGGAGGGACTCGAGCCGCTGCGGCGGGCGCGGGTGCAGTCCGGGATGGCGCTCGCCGTCGTGGTCAGCTCCGGCCAGTGGGGCCCCGAGCCGCCCTCCCACACGGCCGAGGCCGCCGCCCTGATCAGGCACGCCGGGTGGCGCACCGTGGAGTTCGGTCGGGCTGATGCGCTTGCGGAGGTCTGGGCGATGTTGGGGGTGGCCGGTCGTGCGTGA
- a CDS encoding phytoene desaturase family protein — MARVVVVGGGFGGLASAARLAKLGHEVTVVSPDLGGALVPFEDAESPGFSWDVASSTLLPAVTRDLFRKSGRPLERELELEHVEVVREHHWRDGTVLRVRGASRAAQLEELGQAWVHHVESYADVWELTRQHLFESRSAELPREVDRMLRSREMLRSRLRGDFRDKRLREVAALPFEVAGHNVRDVPAWAGLTAYLEQRFGAWRPVGGMAALREVLIDRLETRRVSVVSAMATDVVVEGGRAVGVRTTEGDVDADVVVVAIDPRSLPALEPLTTSTMPVMPPTIVHLGLVGDLPEITTDVVLHGEPLVVVRPGGRAPDGATAWTLLVRGQILEDIDLVLWRHGIKIKPEQIVAEHRRSPAQLVGQWHGSPSGVVWGGRTTTFQRVGPRTPIPNVYAAGAASVSGDGLPFVGLSAALVAAAIGAA, encoded by the coding sequence GTGGCACGGGTGGTGGTGGTCGGCGGCGGCTTCGGCGGTCTCGCCTCGGCCGCGCGCCTGGCCAAGCTCGGTCACGAGGTCACGGTCGTCTCCCCTGATCTCGGCGGCGCCCTGGTGCCCTTCGAGGACGCCGAGTCGCCGGGGTTCTCGTGGGACGTCGCCTCCTCGACCCTGCTGCCCGCCGTCACGCGCGACCTCTTCCGCAAGTCGGGCCGCCCGCTGGAGCGTGAGCTGGAGCTCGAACACGTCGAGGTGGTCCGCGAGCACCACTGGCGCGACGGCACGGTGCTGCGGGTCCGCGGTGCCTCGCGGGCGGCCCAGCTCGAGGAGCTCGGTCAGGCGTGGGTGCACCACGTCGAGTCGTACGCCGACGTCTGGGAGCTCACCCGACAGCACCTCTTCGAATCCCGTTCGGCCGAGCTGCCGCGCGAGGTCGACCGCATGCTGCGTTCACGCGAGATGCTGCGCAGCCGGCTGCGCGGCGACTTCCGCGACAAGCGCCTGCGCGAGGTGGCCGCACTCCCCTTCGAGGTGGCCGGCCACAACGTGCGGGACGTGCCGGCGTGGGCCGGCCTCACCGCCTACCTCGAGCAGCGGTTCGGCGCCTGGCGACCGGTCGGCGGGATGGCCGCGCTGCGCGAGGTGCTCATCGACCGGCTCGAGACCCGCCGCGTCTCGGTCGTGAGTGCGATGGCGACCGATGTCGTGGTCGAGGGTGGCCGGGCCGTCGGCGTACGGACGACGGAGGGGGACGTCGACGCGGACGTCGTCGTCGTGGCGATCGATCCCCGGTCGCTTCCCGCCCTGGAGCCGCTGACCACGTCCACGATGCCGGTGATGCCGCCGACCATCGTCCACCTCGGCCTCGTCGGCGACCTGCCCGAGATCACGACCGACGTCGTGCTGCACGGTGAGCCGCTCGTGGTCGTGCGGCCCGGAGGCCGAGCCCCCGACGGAGCCACGGCCTGGACGCTCCTGGTCCGCGGCCAGATCCTCGAGGACATCGACCTCGTGCTGTGGCGCCACGGGATCAAGATCAAGCCGGAACAGATCGTCGCCGAGCACCGCCGCTCCCCCGCCCAACTCGTCGGTCAGTGGCACGGCTCGCCGAGTGGTGTGGTCTGGGGCGGACGCACGACGACCTTCCAGCGCGTCGGCCCCAGGACGCCGATCCCGAACGTGTACGCCGCCGGCGCCGCGTCGGTCAGCGGTGACGGCCTGCCCTTCGTGGGGCTCTCCGCCGCCCTCGTCGCAGCCGCGATCGGCGCGGCCTGA
- a CDS encoding AAA family ATPase, which produces MTELDDALRSSRSLADVATVSQRLRANIGHVIEGKPDVVEAALVVLLAEGHLLLEDVPGVGKTQLAKALARSIDGTVRRIQFTPDLLPSDVTGVSIFNQDTREFEFRPGGVFANVVIGDEINRASPKTQSALLECLEERQVTVDATTYHLDSPFLVIATQNPIEMEGTYPLPEAQRDRFMARVSIGYPAVEAELAMINRHAASNPLDTLTPVTDVAEIRDLIASVAALHVSEAVQRYAVLLTSATRTHPDLALGASPRATLHLVRAAKASAALAGRDYVIPDDIADRARMVLSHRLLPTVQASLGGRTPEQALERIVETTPVPRT; this is translated from the coding sequence GTGACGGAACTCGACGACGCGCTTCGATCCAGCCGGTCCCTGGCGGACGTGGCGACGGTGTCCCAGCGCCTCCGGGCGAACATCGGCCATGTGATCGAGGGCAAACCGGACGTCGTGGAGGCAGCGCTCGTCGTCCTTCTCGCCGAGGGCCATCTGCTCCTCGAGGACGTGCCGGGCGTCGGCAAGACGCAGCTGGCCAAGGCGCTGGCGCGCTCCATCGACGGCACCGTGCGGCGGATCCAGTTCACGCCCGACCTGTTGCCCTCGGACGTCACCGGCGTCTCGATCTTCAACCAGGACACCCGCGAGTTCGAGTTCCGCCCGGGCGGCGTCTTCGCCAACGTGGTGATCGGCGACGAGATCAACCGGGCCTCGCCGAAGACCCAGTCGGCACTGCTCGAGTGCCTCGAGGAGCGCCAGGTGACCGTCGATGCGACGACGTACCACCTGGACTCGCCGTTCCTCGTGATCGCGACCCAGAACCCGATCGAGATGGAGGGCACCTACCCCCTCCCCGAGGCGCAGCGCGACCGCTTCATGGCCCGGGTCTCGATCGGCTATCCGGCCGTCGAGGCGGAGCTCGCGATGATCAACCGGCACGCGGCGAGCAACCCGCTCGATACGCTCACCCCCGTCACGGACGTGGCCGAGATCCGGGACCTGATCGCGTCGGTGGCGGCGCTCCACGTCTCCGAGGCGGTCCAGCGGTACGCCGTCCTCCTGACCTCCGCCACGCGGACCCATCCGGACCTGGCTCTCGGGGCCTCACCTCGCGCCACGCTCCACCTGGTGCGCGCAGCCAAGGCATCGGCCGCTCTCGCCGGGCGTGACTACGTCATCCCCGACGACATCGCCGACCGGGCCCGGATGGTGCTCAGCCACCGGCTGCTGCCGACCGTGCAGGCCTCGCTCGGCGGTCGCACGCCCGAGCAGGCACTCGAGCGGATCGTCGAGACCACCCCGGTCCCGCGGACCTAG
- a CDS encoding SAV_6107 family HEPN domain-containing protein: protein MTAPAFLPATTHVYLERAAESLAEALDRDDAGGRFAAAHMSALRSAAAWLAARAKPGPVNRRKRNAWVLLSDTSPELADWATYFSSGAAKRAAAEAGSVTAVTPTEADELLAAADRFLAVVEEALGLTAHHPFVAEVRDAV from the coding sequence ATGACCGCACCGGCTTTCCTCCCTGCGACGACCCACGTCTACCTCGAGCGCGCCGCCGAGTCCCTCGCCGAGGCACTCGACAGGGACGACGCTGGGGGCCGCTTCGCCGCGGCCCACATGTCCGCACTCCGCTCCGCGGCAGCCTGGCTGGCGGCCCGCGCCAAGCCGGGTCCCGTCAACCGGCGCAAGCGCAACGCTTGGGTGCTGCTCTCCGACACCTCACCCGAGCTGGCCGACTGGGCCACCTACTTCTCCTCCGGCGCGGCCAAGCGGGCGGCGGCCGAAGCCGGCTCCGTCACCGCGGTCACCCCCACCGAGGCCGACGAGCTCCTGGCGGCCGCGGACCGGTTCCTCGCCGTCGTGGAGGAGGCCCTCGGCCTGACCGCCCACCACCCGTTCGTCGCCGAGGTCCGCGACGCCGTGTGA
- the mraZ gene encoding division/cell wall cluster transcriptional repressor MraZ, whose protein sequence is MFFMGTYTPKLDDKGRLFLPAKFRERLSEGVVVTQGQENCLVVWPEDVFMEEAKRAQQTPLTNRGARDYARVLFGGAEQGTPDKQGRIGISPLLRSYAGLDKDVVVIGVMDRIEIWDPQKWADYSSGAQAKFAELDEQPPS, encoded by the coding sequence ATGTTCTTCATGGGCACCTACACCCCGAAGCTCGACGACAAGGGACGCCTCTTCCTCCCGGCGAAGTTCAGGGAGCGCCTGAGTGAAGGAGTCGTCGTGACGCAGGGTCAGGAGAACTGCCTGGTCGTGTGGCCCGAGGACGTCTTCATGGAGGAGGCGAAGCGCGCGCAGCAGACCCCGCTGACCAATCGGGGGGCGCGTGACTACGCCCGTGTCCTGTTCGGCGGTGCCGAGCAGGGGACGCCCGACAAGCAGGGCCGGATCGGCATCTCACCGCTCCTGCGGAGCTACGCCGGCCTGGACAAGGACGTCGTGGTCATCGGCGTCATGGACCGGATCGAGATCTGGGACCCGCAGAAGTGGGCTGACTACAGCTCGGGGGCCCAGGCGAAGTTCGCGGAGCTGGACGAGCAGCCCCCGAGCTAG